The following proteins are co-located in the Paludibaculum fermentans genome:
- a CDS encoding TolC family protein, with protein MTLRFVLAGLLTAPMWAQPAAPRLENSGRIDQLVQDGKLRLSLQDAIALALENNLDVELQRYNRRLAETDVLRSKAGGALRGIPLSVHEGPNSLGVPVVTGSGLGGGDTPTLDRFSGTGAQIDLSLLGSLPLSTGPVVPNLDPTLTGTLGWNHTSSPQNSTFLAPLRSLNADTTTANVGIEKGLNTGGTIGLSFLNQHQDINNPLLSFSPYSTSTLRLDFRQPLLRGFGPAVTTRYIRIAKNNQKVSDLVFRQQVISTIHAVIRLYWDLASLTEDVRVRQDAVVSAEQLLRDTQESAKLGVRASIDVTRAQAEVARRQRDIVIARSLARQQSELLKDYLVRASESKLQEVVIEPVDAMGLPAESPREPLEQLVGQALKERPDLAQARIQLENSQISLKGSRSALLPSLDLVASAANNGLGGSANGTQLANLAPSTPNPFFIGGYGDALGQVFQRNFPDYGVAVQFSVPILNRAARADVTRDQIQVRQQEIRLKQLEKQARLEIRNAQIAVEEARASYESARQERILEEQTLDAEKEKLGVGASTTFLVIQYQRDLTQARSSEATAQSSYWKARAALDRAMGTMLTVHNVEFDEVVAGTVSKVR; from the coding sequence ATGACTTTGAGGTTTGTCCTTGCCGGTTTGTTGACCGCGCCGATGTGGGCCCAGCCCGCGGCGCCGCGGCTGGAGAATTCAGGCCGGATCGATCAGTTGGTGCAGGATGGCAAGCTGCGGCTGTCGCTGCAGGACGCCATTGCGCTGGCGCTGGAGAACAACCTGGACGTCGAGTTGCAGCGCTACAACCGCCGGCTGGCGGAGACCGATGTTTTACGGTCGAAGGCCGGCGGAGCGTTGCGGGGCATTCCGCTGTCCGTGCATGAGGGACCGAACAGCCTGGGTGTGCCGGTGGTAACGGGCTCAGGCCTGGGCGGCGGCGACACGCCCACGCTGGACCGGTTCTCGGGGACAGGCGCGCAGATCGACCTGTCGCTGCTGGGCTCCCTGCCCCTCTCTACCGGACCGGTGGTGCCGAACCTGGATCCGACGCTGACGGGCACGCTCGGGTGGAATCACACATCGTCGCCGCAGAACAGCACGTTCCTGGCGCCGCTGCGGTCGTTGAATGCGGATACGACGACGGCGAATGTCGGGATTGAGAAGGGTCTCAATACAGGCGGCACCATCGGCCTGAGCTTTCTGAACCAGCATCAGGACATCAACAATCCGCTGCTGAGTTTTAGCCCGTATTCGACTTCGACGCTGAGGCTGGACTTCCGGCAGCCGCTGCTGCGCGGTTTCGGCCCGGCGGTGACGACGCGCTATATCCGAATCGCCAAGAACAACCAGAAGGTCTCGGACCTGGTCTTCCGGCAGCAGGTGATCAGCACGATCCACGCAGTCATCCGGCTGTACTGGGACCTGGCGAGCCTGACGGAAGACGTTCGTGTGCGGCAGGATGCGGTCGTCTCGGCGGAGCAGTTGTTGAGGGACACGCAGGAGTCGGCCAAGCTGGGCGTACGGGCGTCCATCGATGTGACACGCGCCCAGGCTGAGGTGGCGCGGCGGCAGCGCGATATCGTCATCGCACGGAGCCTGGCCCGGCAGCAGAGCGAGTTGCTGAAGGACTACCTGGTGCGGGCGTCGGAAAGTAAGCTGCAGGAAGTGGTGATCGAACCCGTGGACGCGATGGGGCTGCCGGCGGAGTCTCCGCGGGAGCCTTTGGAGCAACTGGTGGGCCAGGCGTTGAAGGAGCGTCCCGACCTGGCGCAGGCACGCATCCAGTTGGAGAATTCGCAGATCAGCCTGAAGGGGTCGAGGAGCGCCCTGCTGCCTTCGCTCGACCTGGTTGCCTCGGCGGCCAACAACGGGCTGGGCGGGTCAGCCAATGGAACGCAACTGGCCAATCTGGCGCCCTCGACTCCGAATCCGTTCTTCATCGGCGGGTACGGCGATGCCCTGGGGCAGGTGTTCCAGCGCAACTTCCCGGATTATGGGGTGGCGGTGCAGTTTAGTGTCCCGATTCTCAACCGGGCGGCGCGAGCCGATGTGACGCGCGACCAGATTCAGGTGCGGCAGCAGGAGATCCGGCTGAAGCAACTGGAGAAGCAGGCGCGGCTGGAGATCCGCAACGCGCAGATTGCGGTGGAAGAGGCGCGGGCGAGCTATGAATCCGCCCGGCAGGAGCGCATTCTGGAGGAACAGACCCTGGATGCGGAAAAGGAGAAGCTGGGCGTGGGCGCCTCGACCACGTTCCTGGTGATCCAGTATCAGCGCGATCTCACGCAGGCGCGCTCGTCGGAGGCGACGGCGCAGAGCAGCTATTGGAAGGCTCGCGCGGCACTCGACCGGGCGATGGGGACGATGCTGACGGTCCACAATGTGGAGTTCGACGAAGTCGTAGCGGGCACGGTTTCGAAGGTTCGCTGA
- a CDS encoding MFS transporter, whose translation MKSNEAQFAPPPARAPDAPRTWSNLRWWITALLFFSTVINYMDRQNLSILARTIQNDLHITDMQYGYVVQAFLLAYTISYLFAGRLTDKLGTRVSMACFVIWWSLADMLTSFSRSVVSLGVFRFLLGIGEPGNYTAAPKAVSEWFPARERGLVIGIYTAGATLGATIAPPLIAYLSAHFHWRSVFLFTGSLGLIWVVPWLWLYRKPSEHPRLGDDERQLILDGGNASPESEAMPPEGRWRHILGRKETWLLMVSRMITDPVWYFYLFWFPKYLTDARHLSLAEVGKIAWLVYLAADIGCITGGYLSGLLIKRGVAPARSRIWVMAGAALFLPLSPLINSASSPLMAVGIAATAAFAHLAWQISLGALIVDLYPKPVVGTVFGLVAAGSGFGGMLSTNLIGRAVTYWSYAPVFIVMGVLHPIAFLLVRGIRDRNAAAGHIPVSS comes from the coding sequence ATGAAATCCAATGAGGCGCAGTTCGCGCCGCCGCCCGCCCGTGCTCCGGATGCGCCGCGCACCTGGTCCAACCTGCGCTGGTGGATCACAGCCCTGCTGTTCTTTTCCACGGTCATCAATTACATGGACCGGCAGAATCTGTCGATCCTCGCCCGGACGATCCAGAACGACCTGCACATCACGGATATGCAGTACGGATACGTCGTCCAGGCGTTCCTGCTCGCCTATACCATCTCCTATCTCTTCGCCGGCCGGTTGACCGACAAGCTGGGCACGCGGGTCTCGATGGCCTGCTTCGTGATTTGGTGGTCGCTGGCCGATATGCTCACGTCGTTCAGCCGCAGCGTCGTGTCGCTGGGCGTTTTCCGTTTCCTCTTGGGCATCGGCGAACCAGGGAATTACACCGCCGCGCCCAAGGCGGTCTCCGAATGGTTCCCGGCCCGCGAGCGCGGTCTCGTCATCGGCATCTACACCGCTGGGGCTACTCTCGGCGCAACCATCGCGCCGCCCCTGATTGCCTACCTGTCGGCGCACTTTCATTGGCGCTCGGTGTTCCTGTTCACCGGGTCGCTCGGCCTCATCTGGGTCGTGCCCTGGCTGTGGCTCTATCGCAAGCCATCCGAGCACCCACGCCTGGGCGACGACGAGCGGCAGTTGATCCTGGACGGCGGCAACGCCTCTCCGGAATCGGAGGCCATGCCGCCGGAAGGCCGCTGGCGCCATATCCTGGGCCGTAAGGAAACCTGGCTGCTGATGGTCAGCCGCATGATCACTGACCCGGTCTGGTATTTCTACCTCTTCTGGTTTCCGAAGTACCTCACGGATGCGCGCCACCTGAGCCTGGCGGAGGTCGGCAAGATTGCGTGGCTGGTCTACCTGGCTGCGGACATCGGCTGCATCACCGGCGGCTATCTCTCGGGCCTGCTCATCAAGCGTGGTGTCGCCCCTGCCCGCAGCCGCATCTGGGTGATGGCCGGCGCGGCCCTGTTCCTGCCTCTCAGCCCGCTCATCAACTCCGCCTCTTCTCCGTTGATGGCCGTCGGCATCGCCGCTACGGCGGCCTTTGCCCACCTCGCCTGGCAGATCTCCCTCGGAGCGCTGATCGTCGATCTCTACCCGAAACCTGTCGTTGGAACCGTCTTCGGACTGGTCGCGGCCGGATCCGGCTTCGGCGGGATGCTTTCCACTAATCTGATTGGACGCGCTGTAACTTACTGGTCTTATGCCCCTGTTTTCATTGTGATGGGGGTTCTGCACCCGATCGCCTTCCTGCTCGTGCGTGGGATTCGGGACAGAAATGCCGCTGCGGGCCACATTCCGGTTTCGAGCTGA
- a CDS encoding protein kinase domain-containing protein: MPTQLSNESLLFTARGAFPKVPGYRMLALLGRGAMGVVYAAVRAESGHLVAIKLLRSDIASTANLARIDRERRILEQLNHAHIARILDSGETPDGSAYLAIEYIEGPTIADYCEEHALDTRGRVRLLQEVCRVVAAAHDRAMIHGDLKPGNILVDLDGHPKLLDFGIARLLTGGEEPLAETGGGPLTPASDVYSLGAILSELTGGADAVLDAIIRHAMAKMPEDRYQNARALADDLAAYLSGRPLSIDTRPQRLRWQAIVVALGLALLPTLMVHVSNSPAVPSEAERASLAARHLWSQLSQPELRRAESWFRKSVETNPHSATAHAGLADALSFKGEFDRVNPSAAFSEARTQARRAIELDDRLPLAHAVLGSVLFASDRKWTYAEAEFQQALKLDAKCVRAMQGYASMLMRLGRLGEAGALMKRARLLDPASPILALQEAQVPFYGRRFEVARDLLRGVLARDPSCSLAHYYLALCYRFLGQPGAAEAEMRMARLSEQEMSAEVAWIRGRSAAREQLQRLLDADQGNPNIVFVAIELGKNDIAFELLEKAIRQRVTLMLGVKVDPRYDGLRSDPRYEGLLRQAGLANLP; the protein is encoded by the coding sequence ATGCCTACACAACTGAGCAATGAATCGCTGCTGTTCACCGCTCGCGGCGCATTTCCGAAGGTCCCTGGCTACCGGATGCTGGCGCTGCTGGGGCGTGGAGCAATGGGTGTGGTGTATGCCGCCGTCCGGGCGGAATCCGGGCATTTGGTCGCCATCAAGCTGCTGCGGAGCGACATCGCAAGCACTGCGAATCTGGCCCGCATCGACCGGGAGCGCAGAATACTGGAGCAGTTGAACCACGCGCACATCGCGCGGATACTCGACTCCGGCGAGACGCCTGACGGGTCAGCCTACCTCGCCATAGAGTACATCGAGGGTCCTACCATCGCCGACTACTGCGAGGAGCATGCCCTGGACACTCGCGGCCGTGTACGGCTGTTGCAGGAGGTTTGCCGGGTGGTGGCCGCGGCCCACGACCGGGCGATGATCCACGGCGACCTGAAACCGGGCAATATCCTCGTAGACCTGGATGGGCATCCGAAGCTGCTGGATTTCGGCATCGCCAGGCTGTTGACGGGCGGAGAGGAGCCGCTCGCAGAGACCGGCGGCGGCCCCCTCACGCCGGCGTCCGACGTCTATTCTCTGGGGGCAATCCTCTCGGAACTGACCGGCGGCGCGGATGCGGTGCTGGACGCCATCATCCGGCACGCCATGGCCAAGATGCCGGAGGACCGCTATCAGAATGCGCGGGCGCTGGCGGACGATCTGGCCGCCTATCTGTCGGGACGCCCGCTGAGTATCGACACCCGTCCGCAACGGCTGCGGTGGCAGGCCATCGTGGTCGCGCTGGGGCTCGCCCTGCTGCCGACACTGATGGTGCACGTCTCGAATTCGCCAGCGGTGCCCAGCGAAGCTGAACGCGCTTCCCTGGCGGCCCGTCACCTTTGGAGCCAGCTTTCACAGCCCGAACTGCGGAGGGCGGAGTCCTGGTTCCGCAAATCCGTCGAAACGAACCCGCATTCGGCCACGGCCCATGCCGGCCTGGCGGATGCCCTTTCCTTCAAAGGAGAGTTCGACAGGGTCAATCCCTCAGCGGCATTCAGCGAAGCCAGGACGCAGGCACGCCGGGCGATCGAACTCGACGACCGCCTGCCGTTAGCGCATGCGGTGCTGGGCAGCGTGTTATTCGCTTCCGACCGCAAGTGGACCTACGCCGAAGCGGAGTTCCAGCAGGCCCTGAAACTCGATGCCAAGTGCGTGCGGGCCATGCAGGGCTACGCAAGCATGCTGATGCGCCTGGGGCGCTTGGGCGAGGCTGGGGCGCTGATGAAGCGAGCGCGGCTGCTGGATCCGGCTTCACCGATCCTGGCCTTGCAGGAGGCCCAGGTACCGTTCTATGGCCGGCGGTTCGAGGTGGCTCGGGATCTGCTGCGCGGCGTGCTGGCTCGAGACCCGTCCTGCTCGCTGGCCCACTACTACCTGGCACTGTGCTACCGCTTTCTGGGCCAGCCCGGCGCAGCGGAGGCGGAGATGAGGATGGCGCGTCTCAGCGAACAGGAGATGTCCGCGGAAGTGGCCTGGATTCGCGGCCGGAGCGCCGCCCGTGAGCAGCTGCAGCGCCTGCTCGACGCGGATCAGGGAAATCCCAACATCGTGTTTGTCGCGATTGAACTGGGCAAGAACGACATCGCGTTTGAACTTCTGGAGAAGGCCATCCGCCAGAGGGTGACGCTGATGCTCGGCGTGAAGGTGGATCCTCGCTATGACGGACTGAGGAGCGACCCGCGGTACGAAGGTCTCTTGAGGCAGGCCGGCCTGGCCAACCTGCCTTAA
- a CDS encoding efflux RND transporter permease subunit yields the protein MWIVRLALDRPHTFVVVAILILLLGGFSVAKMPTDIFPVIDIPVVSIIWTYQGLPTPEMEKRVTTFSEFVLALVNDVKSIESQTLNGVSVIKIYFHPQVHIDAAMAQVSTAVQGIRFRMPPGINPPWILRFGADTVPVIQLSLSSKTLSEAALYDYGIFRVRQQLSTVPGTLLPAPYGGKPRQIMVDIDQNRLLSKGLTSIDVSNAINTQNLMLPSGTQKIGNRDYTVSLNGNPTSALELNDVPLKYVNGATVYMRDVANVRDGYAVQTNVVRSNGEPAALLSIMKTGAVSTLDIVDEVKNRVLPASRAAAPKGLKINELFDQSFFVRASIQGVLKEGLIAACLTAAMILLFLGSWRSTLIITISIPLSILSSIIILSAMGHTLNIMTLGGLALAIGILVDDATVEIENTHRNLAMGKPLRQAVLDGAAQIAVPTFVSTLTICIVFVSVLFLTGPAKYLFTPMALAVVFAMASSYFLSRTLVPLMVNFLLAKEDHSTLHEGPIGRAHQRFNRIYEVWRVRYEAALQWVLARRRTAFYAMGGAVALAVVLIPFVGRDFFPSIDAAQIRMHIRGPAGLRVEETQNLFAQVEHEVRRTIPGDEVELVLQNIGKSPDSFNLAFGDGAMIGTFDGEMSISLNPEHHGSAAAYIRKFREELPKRFPGVTFYFQPADIVTQVLNFGLPAPINIQVAGYDPNNYQIARQMSERLKGVPGAVDVHLHQVVDGPDIRIDVDRTRAAEFGLTHQDVSNNLFVSLASSGQVQPNFWLDPRMGITYLVAAQTPQRDLQSINDLQNTPVYAGRNAAQPQLLSNLANLRRGVTPVNANHTNVQPVFDVYANIQDSDLGSVATDVQKIVKEFTPKLSPGSTIKVRGQVQSMNEAFTRLALGLVFAAIMVYLLMVVNFQSWRDPFIIVTALPGAFVGVVVALFLTQSTFNVPSLMGAIMSIGVATANSILLVTFAKERLDAGETPLQAAIQAGSARLRPIFMTACAMIIGMLPMALGLGEGGEQNAPLARALVGGLTMATVATLFFVPVMFTSLSRNQSVGEAQ from the coding sequence ATGTGGATCGTCAGACTTGCTCTCGACCGGCCGCACACCTTTGTCGTGGTGGCCATTCTCATCCTCCTGCTGGGAGGATTCTCCGTAGCGAAGATGCCCACAGACATCTTCCCGGTGATTGATATTCCGGTCGTGAGCATCATTTGGACCTATCAGGGGCTGCCTACGCCCGAGATGGAGAAGCGTGTAACAACATTCAGTGAATTTGTTTTAGCACTTGTCAACGATGTGAAGTCGATCGAGTCGCAAACCTTGAATGGCGTCAGCGTCATCAAGATCTACTTCCACCCGCAGGTGCACATCGATGCGGCCATGGCGCAGGTATCCACGGCCGTGCAGGGCATCCGGTTCCGCATGCCTCCGGGCATCAATCCGCCCTGGATTCTGCGTTTTGGCGCCGATACCGTGCCAGTGATCCAATTGAGCCTATCGTCCAAGACGCTCTCGGAAGCGGCGCTTTACGACTACGGCATATTCCGGGTGCGCCAACAGCTCTCGACCGTGCCGGGCACGCTGCTGCCGGCTCCGTATGGCGGCAAGCCGCGCCAGATCATGGTCGACATCGATCAGAACCGCCTGCTTTCGAAGGGTCTGACGTCGATTGACGTTTCGAATGCGATCAACACGCAGAACCTGATGCTGCCCAGCGGTACGCAGAAGATCGGCAATCGCGACTACACGGTGAGCCTGAATGGCAATCCGACCTCCGCGCTGGAGTTGAACGACGTGCCGTTGAAGTATGTCAACGGCGCTACGGTGTACATGCGCGATGTAGCGAACGTCCGCGACGGCTATGCCGTGCAGACGAACGTCGTCCGTTCGAACGGCGAACCGGCGGCGCTGTTGAGCATCATGAAGACCGGCGCGGTTTCGACGCTCGATATCGTCGATGAGGTGAAGAACCGGGTGCTGCCGGCGAGCCGCGCCGCCGCCCCGAAGGGACTGAAGATCAACGAGCTGTTCGACCAGTCGTTCTTCGTGCGTGCCTCTATTCAGGGCGTCCTCAAGGAGGGCCTGATTGCGGCGTGCCTGACGGCGGCGATGATCCTCCTGTTCCTGGGCAGTTGGCGCAGCACGCTGATCATCACCATCTCGATTCCGCTGTCGATTCTGTCCTCGATCATCATCCTCAGCGCGATGGGCCACACGTTGAACATCATGACCCTGGGTGGACTGGCCTTGGCCATCGGCATCCTGGTGGACGATGCGACGGTGGAGATTGAGAACACCCATCGCAACCTGGCGATGGGCAAGCCGCTGCGGCAGGCCGTGCTGGACGGCGCGGCGCAGATCGCGGTGCCGACCTTTGTGTCGACATTGACCATCTGTATCGTCTTCGTCTCCGTGCTGTTCCTGACGGGTCCCGCGAAGTACCTGTTCACGCCGATGGCGCTGGCGGTGGTCTTCGCGATGGCGTCGTCTTACTTCCTGTCGCGGACGCTGGTGCCGCTGATGGTGAACTTCCTGCTTGCCAAGGAAGATCACAGCACCCTGCACGAAGGCCCCATCGGCCGGGCCCATCAGCGCTTCAACAGGATCTATGAGGTGTGGCGCGTCCGCTACGAGGCGGCGCTGCAGTGGGTACTGGCCAGACGCCGTACGGCGTTCTACGCGATGGGCGGCGCCGTTGCTCTGGCTGTCGTGCTGATCCCGTTTGTCGGGCGCGACTTCTTCCCGTCGATCGACGCGGCGCAGATCCGCATGCACATTCGCGGTCCGGCCGGCCTGCGGGTGGAAGAGACGCAGAACCTGTTCGCACAGGTGGAGCATGAGGTGCGTCGCACGATCCCGGGCGATGAAGTGGAGCTTGTGCTGCAAAACATCGGCAAGTCGCCGGACTCCTTCAACCTGGCATTTGGCGATGGCGCGATGATCGGAACGTTTGACGGCGAGATGTCGATCTCGCTGAATCCCGAGCATCACGGGAGCGCGGCGGCTTACATCCGTAAATTCCGCGAAGAGCTGCCGAAACGGTTTCCGGGTGTTACGTTCTATTTCCAGCCGGCGGACATTGTGACGCAGGTGCTGAATTTCGGCCTGCCGGCCCCGATCAACATCCAGGTGGCAGGTTACGATCCGAACAACTATCAGATTGCACGGCAGATGTCGGAGCGGCTGAAGGGCGTGCCTGGAGCCGTGGACGTGCATCTGCACCAGGTGGTGGACGGGCCCGACATCCGAATCGATGTCGACCGCACCCGCGCCGCCGAATTTGGTTTGACGCATCAGGATGTCTCGAACAACCTGTTTGTGTCGTTGGCATCCAGCGGCCAGGTTCAACCGAACTTCTGGCTGGATCCGCGCATGGGCATCACCTACCTGGTGGCGGCCCAGACACCGCAGCGTGATCTGCAATCGATCAACGATCTGCAGAACACGCCGGTGTACGCGGGGCGCAATGCGGCGCAGCCCCAGTTGCTGAGCAACCTGGCGAACCTGCGGCGCGGCGTGACACCGGTGAACGCGAACCACACAAACGTGCAACCGGTGTTCGATGTGTACGCGAATATTCAGGACAGCGACCTTGGGTCAGTCGCGACGGACGTGCAAAAGATTGTGAAGGAGTTCACGCCGAAGCTCTCGCCGGGCAGCACGATCAAGGTGCGCGGGCAGGTGCAGAGCATGAACGAGGCGTTTACGCGCCTCGCGCTGGGCCTGGTGTTTGCCGCGATCATGGTCTACCTGCTGATGGTGGTGAACTTCCAGAGCTGGCGCGATCCGTTCATCATTGTGACCGCGCTGCCGGGCGCCTTTGTCGGCGTGGTGGTGGCGTTATTCCTGACACAGAGCACGTTCAATGTACCCAGCCTGATGGGCGCCATCATGTCGATTGGCGTTGCGACGGCGAACAGCATCCTGCTGGTGACGTTCGCCAAGGAGCGGCTGGATGCGGGGGAGACTCCGCTGCAAGCCGCGATTCAGGCGGGTTCGGCGCGTTTGCGTCCGATCTTCATGACGGCCTGCGCCATGATCATCGGCATGCTGCCAATGGCGTTGGGATTGGGGGAGGGCGGCGAACAGAACGCTCCGCTGGCGCGTGCGCTGGTGGGCGGCTTGACGATGGCCACGGTCGCCACGCTGTTCTTCGTGCCCGTGATGTTTACGAGTCTGAGCAGGAATCAATCCGTGGGAGAGGCTCAATGA
- a CDS encoding DJ-1/PfpI family protein: MSKKILMLVGDFVEDYEVMVPFQALQIAGHQVDAICPDKKAGQTVRTAIHDFEGDQTYTEKRGHNFTLNATFAEVRAEDYDALVIPGGRAPEYLRLHESVLEIVRHFAGARKPIGSICHGAQILTAAGVVRNRKVNAYPACAPEITAVGGEYVSLPFEGAITDGNLVTGPAWTAHVEWLKQFLAVLG; the protein is encoded by the coding sequence ATGTCGAAAAAGATCCTGATGCTCGTAGGTGACTTCGTGGAGGACTACGAGGTCATGGTGCCGTTCCAGGCGCTGCAAATCGCCGGGCACCAGGTGGACGCAATCTGCCCTGACAAGAAGGCCGGCCAGACGGTCAGAACCGCCATCCACGACTTCGAAGGCGATCAGACCTACACGGAAAAGCGCGGCCACAACTTCACCCTGAATGCCACGTTTGCCGAAGTGCGCGCGGAAGACTACGACGCGCTGGTAATTCCGGGCGGCCGTGCGCCAGAGTATCTGCGCTTGCACGAGAGCGTCCTGGAGATCGTCAGGCATTTCGCCGGCGCCAGGAAGCCCATAGGCTCCATCTGTCACGGTGCGCAAATCCTGACGGCCGCCGGCGTGGTGCGTAATCGGAAGGTGAATGCCTACCCGGCGTGCGCGCCCGAAATTACGGCGGTCGGGGGCGAGTACGTCAGCCTGCCTTTCGAAGGCGCAATCACCGATGGCAACCTGGTGACGGGTCCTGCCTGGACGGCGCATGTCGAGTGGCTCAAGCAGTTCCTTGCCGTGCTGGGCTGA
- a CDS encoding efflux RND transporter periplasmic adaptor subunit → MSTDNNSSYTKEISLKPGNRRRPGVAATILLVIVVFGAVAAAKFQKRESAVHFSQEATGAKPLVNTAVVSAAPPTTELTLPGNTEAVVVADIYARATGYVRTRSANIGDQVKRGQVLATIESPELDQELARARATVEESRASWRQAQANVARAEASVVEARARLEQTKANEALASATSDRWTRLVDKGVLPKQEGDERQYAHSARKAEVAAAEASIHTATASVNAARASVVSAEANIRANEANVSRLERLVGFERVVAPYDGIITERLVEQGDLISSTGGLDGGKKLFAIAQPSTLRVQVNVPQTFAPDIQAGQDARLVVKERSGTEFAGKVVRTASSLNASSRTMLVEVQVDNRDGGLLPGMFSEVKFALPRSHPATVVPAEALLANAKGTRVATVDPSGKIRFRTIEVSRDLGTQIEIASGLNPNEVVILNPGEMLAEGQEVQAAGPVSHQERARR, encoded by the coding sequence ATGAGTACCGACAACAATTCGTCCTATACGAAAGAAATTTCCCTGAAGCCGGGCAACCGGCGGCGGCCGGGGGTGGCCGCCACGATACTGCTGGTCATCGTGGTCTTTGGCGCGGTGGCCGCCGCGAAGTTCCAGAAGCGGGAATCCGCGGTTCACTTTTCGCAGGAGGCTACTGGGGCGAAACCGCTGGTCAATACCGCGGTGGTGTCCGCGGCTCCGCCCACCACGGAATTGACGCTGCCGGGCAATACGGAAGCAGTGGTGGTGGCTGACATCTACGCACGAGCCACCGGCTATGTGCGGACGCGGTCGGCCAACATCGGCGACCAGGTGAAACGGGGCCAGGTGCTGGCGACGATTGAATCGCCGGAACTGGACCAGGAACTGGCGCGGGCCCGGGCGACGGTGGAAGAGTCGAGGGCGTCGTGGCGGCAGGCGCAGGCCAATGTCGCGAGGGCTGAAGCGAGTGTCGTGGAAGCTCGGGCTCGGTTGGAGCAGACGAAGGCGAACGAGGCGCTGGCTTCGGCTACGTCCGATCGCTGGACGCGGCTGGTGGACAAGGGTGTCCTGCCCAAGCAGGAAGGTGATGAGCGGCAGTATGCGCATAGCGCCCGCAAGGCGGAAGTCGCGGCGGCGGAGGCGTCGATCCACACGGCCACGGCGTCTGTGAATGCAGCGCGGGCCAGCGTGGTGTCGGCCGAGGCCAATATCCGCGCGAATGAAGCCAACGTGTCGCGGCTCGAACGGCTGGTGGGCTTTGAGCGGGTGGTAGCTCCTTATGACGGCATCATCACCGAGCGGCTGGTGGAGCAGGGCGACCTGATCTCCTCCACCGGCGGCCTGGATGGCGGCAAGAAGCTTTTCGCCATTGCCCAGCCCAGCACCCTGAGAGTGCAGGTGAATGTGCCGCAGACGTTTGCGCCGGACATCCAGGCGGGTCAGGATGCCCGGCTCGTGGTGAAGGAGCGGTCGGGCACGGAGTTCGCGGGCAAGGTGGTGCGGACGGCCAGTTCGTTGAATGCGTCATCGCGCACGATGCTGGTGGAAGTGCAGGTGGACAACCGTGACGGCGGACTGCTGCCGGGCATGTTCTCCGAGGTGAAGTTCGCCTTGCCGAGGAGCCATCCGGCGACAGTGGTGCCGGCCGAGGCGCTGCTGGCCAATGCCAAGGGGACGCGGGTGGCGACAGTCGATCCGAGTGGCAAGATCCGTTTCCGCACCATCGAGGTGTCGCGCGACCTGGGTACGCAGATCGAAATCGCGTCGGGCCTCAACCCGAATGAAGTGGTGATTTTGAATCCGGGCGAAATGCTGGCCGAGGGGCAGGAGGTCCAGGCCGCCGGCCCGGTGAGTCACCAGGAAAGAGCAAGAAGATGA
- a CDS encoding FkbM family methyltransferase, which yields MAKRRGFRISLWVVCTGLVLTLGMLSWRPEWIVLVAPGVRVTSAYCSRWKAATDERILLSQGAAAQRIGAGSKLLRTDAKLELWQTPHGEYWIPGGSSTVLFTLLAQQERLIYGLVPKGGTVIDCGAHVGVFTKAALAKEAAKVIAVEPAPEALECFRRNLKSEIADGRVVIVPKGIWDKDGELTFFLNGNGDAADSFVTHGDSSKKTIVPVTTLDTIMAEQQLTSVALVKMDVKGATSRALTGGKLMIAKYHPHLALATEEPPEDPASLTAQVDQFKSGYKAICGPCFLIEKEVRTDVMFYQ from the coding sequence GTGGCAAAGCGACGTGGGTTTCGAATCAGCCTCTGGGTGGTATGCACCGGCCTCGTTCTGACGCTGGGTATGCTCAGTTGGCGGCCGGAGTGGATCGTCCTGGTTGCTCCGGGCGTGCGTGTGACCAGCGCCTACTGTTCCCGCTGGAAGGCGGCGACGGATGAGCGCATCCTGCTGTCGCAGGGTGCCGCCGCTCAGCGCATCGGCGCCGGCAGCAAGCTGCTGCGTACGGACGCCAAGCTGGAACTGTGGCAAACCCCTCATGGAGAGTATTGGATCCCCGGTGGCTCGTCCACCGTCCTGTTCACTCTGTTGGCCCAGCAGGAACGGCTGATCTACGGGCTCGTCCCCAAGGGTGGAACCGTTATTGATTGCGGGGCGCATGTCGGGGTGTTCACCAAGGCCGCGTTGGCCAAAGAGGCGGCGAAGGTGATTGCAGTGGAACCCGCTCCCGAGGCTCTGGAGTGCTTCCGCCGGAATCTCAAGTCTGAGATCGCCGATGGGCGTGTCGTCATCGTACCCAAAGGAATCTGGGACAAGGACGGAGAACTCACCTTCTTCCTGAATGGAAACGGGGACGCCGCCGATAGCTTTGTCACGCATGGGGACAGCTCGAAGAAGACAATTGTACCCGTCACCACGCTGGACACCATCATGGCCGAGCAACAGCTCACTTCCGTAGCCCTGGTGAAGATGGACGTCAAAGGCGCCACCAGCCGGGCCTTGACCGGCGGTAAGCTGATGATCGCGAAGTATCATCCTCACCTGGCGCTGGCCACCGAAGAGCCGCCGGAGGACCCCGCCTCGCTCACCGCCCAGGTGGATCAGTTCAAATCCGGTTATAAGGCCATCTGCGGCCCGTGCTTCCTGATCGAGAAGGAAGTCCGCACCGACGTGATGTTCTATCAGTAG